A section of the Vicia villosa cultivar HV-30 ecotype Madison, WI unplaced genomic scaffold, Vvil1.0 ctg.000935F_1_1, whole genome shotgun sequence genome encodes:
- the LOC131632336 gene encoding vacuolar-processing enzyme alpha-isozyme-like, which translates to MNAKSIYGLTLIFSIWVSVTVSVLEGLGESKKWALLVAGSKGYENYRHQADICHAYQILKKSGLKDENIIVFMYDDIAFHPENPRPGIIINHPNGSDVYHGVPKDYIGDEGNERNFFAVLSGNKSDVKGGSGKVLESGPNDTIFIYYADHGSRVRLVSLPNGGYLYSKDFVDALKKKHSAKSYKNMLVRNFSNFESVALASCKPLVSGFEYPSYSLY; encoded by the exons ATGAACGCGAAGAGCATATACGGGCTTACATTGATATTTTCGATATGGGTGAGTGTAACAGTAAGTGTGTTAGAAGGACTTGGTGAGTCTAAAAAATGGGCATTACTAGTTGCTGGTTCTAAAGGTTATGAAAATTATAGGCACCAAGCTGATATTTGTCATGCTtaccaaatattaaaaaaaagtggTCTTAAAGATGAAAATATTATCGTTTTCATGTATGATGACATTGCCTTTCATCCCGAAAACCCAAGGCCTGGTATTATAATTAATCATCCAAATGGTTCTGATGTTTATCATGGAGTTCCAAAG GATTATATAGGAGATGAAGGAAATGAAAGGAACTTTTTTGCAGTACTTAGTGGCAATAAAAGTGATGTAAAAGGAGGTAGTGGTAAAGTATTAGAAAGTGGGCCAAATGATACTATTTTCATTTACTATGCAGACCATGGCTCTCGTGTTAGGTTAGTAA GTTTGCCAAATGGGGGTTACCTTTATAGCAAAGATTTTGTAGATGCATTGAAGAAGAAACATTCTGCTAAATCCTACAAAAATATG TTGGTTAGAAATTTTTCTAACTTTGAGAGTGTTGCACTCGCCTCTTGTAAGCCTCTTGTAAGCGGGTTTGAATATCCCTCTTATTCATTATATTGA